In Vanessa tameamea isolate UH-Manoa-2023 chromosome 19, ilVanTame1 primary haplotype, whole genome shotgun sequence, one genomic interval encodes:
- the LOC113399483 gene encoding serine/threonine-protein phosphatase 2A 56 kDa regulatory subunit epsilon isoform yields MSSGTFVDRIDPFAKRSMKKKTKKSQGSSRYRNTQDVELQALPLLKDVPSGEQEELFIRKLRQCCVAFDFMDPVADVKGKEIKRATLNELVEYITPGSGVLTEPFYPEIIKMISANLFRTLPPSENPDFDPEEDDPTLEASWPHLQLVYEFFLRFLESSDFQPIIGKKVIDQKFVLQLLDLFDSEDPRERDFLKTVLHRIYGKFLGLRAFIRKQINNIFLRFVYETEHFNGVGELLEILGSIINGFALPLKSEHKQFLVKVLLPLHKVKCLSLYHAQLAYCVVQFLEKDATLTEPVVRGLLKFWPKTCSQKEVMFLGEIEEILDVIEPAQFAKIQEPLFRQIAKCVSSPHFQVAERALYYWNNEYILSLMEENNQVIMPIMFPALYRMSKEHWNQTIVTLVYNVLKTFMEMNSKLFDELTASYKAERQKEKKREKERDELWKRLGEMEISHKRQAAGVAK; encoded by the exons ATGTCTTCGGGAACGTTTGTGGATAGGATTGACCCTTTTGCCAAGCGATCGATGAAGAAAAAGACCAAGAAGTCCCAAGGATCCTCGCGTTACCGCAACACGCAGGATGTAGAGCTACAGGCATTGCCCCTTTTAAAAG ATGTTCCAAGCGGTGAACAAGAGGAGCTATTTATTCGCAAACTGCGGCAATGCTGTGTAGCTTTTGATTTTATGGATCCTGTTGCCGACGTGAAGGGGAAAGAGATCAAGCGTGCCACACTCAATGAGCTTGTAGAGTACATCACTCCTGGAAGTGGAGTACTCACTGAACCTTTTTATCCAGAGATCATAAAAAtg ATATCGGCTAATTTATTCCGGACTTTGCCGCCGAGTGAAAATCCCGATTTCGATCCGGAGGAAGATGACCCGACGCTGGAGGCTTCGTGGCCACACCTCCAGCTAGTGTACGAGTTCTTCCTGCGCTTCCTCGAGTCTTCTGACTTTCAGCCCATAATCGGCAAGAAGGTCATCGACCAGAAATTTGTTTTGcag CTTTTAGATTTGTTCGACTCCGAGGACCCCCGCGAGCGCGACTTCCTCAAGACCGTACTCCACCGCATCTACGGCAAGTTCTTGGGTCTGCGAGCCTTCATACGAAAACAGATTAACAACATTTTTCTAAGATTCGTCTATGAAACTGAACATTTTAATGGCGTTGGtgaattacttgaaatattgggAAG TATAATAAACGGGTTCGCTCTGCCACTGAAGAGCGAGCACAAACAGTTCCTGGTGAAGGTGCTGCTGCCGCTGCACAAGGTGAAGTGCCTGTCGCTGTACCACGCGCAGCTCGCCTACTGCGTCGTGCAGTTCCTCGAGAAAGACGCCACGCTCACCGAGCCCGTTGTGCGCGGACTACTCAAGTTCTGGCCCAAGACATGCTCGCAGAAAGAG gTCATGTTCCTCGGTGAAATCGAAGAGATTTTGGACGTCATTGAACCAGCACAATTTGCTAAAATCCAAGAGCCATTGTTTAGGCAAATAGCAAAATGTGTGTCTAGTCCACATTTCCAG GTGGCCGAAAGAGCACTGTATTATTGGAACaacgaatatatattatcactcATGGAAGAAAACAACCAAGTGATAATGCCAATAATGTTCCCCGCACTGTATAGGATGAGCAAGGAACATTGGAACCAGACCATAGTGACCCTCGTGTACAACGTGCTCAAGACCTTCATGGAAATGAACTCAAAACTGTTCGACGAGCTCACTGCGAGTTACAAGGCGGAACGGCAGAA AGAGAAGAAGCGCGAGAAGGAGCGCGACGAGCTGTGGAAGCGGCTGGGCGAGATGGAGATCAGCCACAAGCGCCAGGCCGCGGGCGTGGCCAAGTGA
- the LOC113399312 gene encoding rap guanine nucleotide exchange factor 2, which translates to MLRGGRGGRHSPELYPHTLKCSNASDTSSAYSGSDTMTSVHSSLDMDMEVDLSGLLESIVDSDEEEDLEESMDSLTVRDAVRECLEKDPSERTDEDIEILLEFTQHLKAFTNMTLTVRRALCAVMVFAVVEKAETVVMNDGEEHDSWSVLINGQVGIEHQNGEIEYLNVGDSFGMAEATLEKLYHRGVMTTRCDDCQFVCVTQTDYYRILHQGEENIRRHENECGVLVLVTEYRGAAGESGHQQGHVVIRGTPEHLMLQLIEDNSRDSTYVEDFLLTHRTFIESPLVVAKQLLAWFSEPSVRDKVTRVVLLWVNNHFTDFETDPNMMEFLEEFETVLEREKMESQLNLLNIACSAKARTRNVTLSRPSRDEPLNFTILGGYERRYGIFVLKVEKHSKAEDVGLKRGDQIIEVNCQSFQHVSHAKAMEIITGSTHLSITVKSNLLAFKHMLSMPENSPRQRGCANMVRWQADPRARLSTAELLSDDPITLTPVFQSPTKKPQPLNIKKETQKGFMTLGPKRRLQKALMKMNILPKNTITDGIHSDDSILSNSETLNKATSTSFYNSHSNPDLISICYDDYQSSDYPEHVLKVYRGDQTCKYLLVHKETTAREVVMLTLQEFGITDPSSNFSLCEVSVAQGGIIKQHRLPDQLQNLAERIGLSSRYYLKTNGISETLVLDEMAPELLRESVVHFLQLNAVEVAVQLTLQDFCIFRQIESTEYVDDLFELKSRYGTPMLSQFSGLVNKEMFWVVTEVVNEQNLVRRSKIIKQFIKVARHCKECKNFNSMFAIISGLGHGAVSRLRMTWEKLPTKYNKLFFDLQMLMDPSRNMSKYRQLVTTEQGRSPVIPFYPVVRKDLTFIHLGNDTKVEGMVNFEKLRMIAKEVRTLTNMCNAPYDLLTLLELGKQPPSNAMVALNQLTTGVQQGQVTVKRRKKSSNVPNPKKMFEEAQMVRRVKAYLNRMHVETDEERLHALSLECEGAGPAPTVPRRRHPSPSLSTTSSASSASESKKSFAGNKFGAASPQAVRKLLALSEPAKTRPHQPRPPPSGPSPCSHRRDGTGPGICCSRAAHERSHSDTPTPLPVDLSAESSSVTSLVNLPLRKTGSATSSDSGHGSCTTAHCVRPVPPPRMPYTLAAQVARLERLSRAHSHEGVTRSYDYYHDAPDDEDDDQQVSAV; encoded by the coding sequence ATGTTGAGAGGTGGGCGCGGTGGCCGTCACAGTCCAGAGCTGTACCCCCACACACTCAAGTGCTCTAATGCGAGTGACACTAGCTCTGCATACAGTGGCAGTGACACCATGACTTCGGTACACAGTTCTTTAGATATGGACATGGAAGTAGATCTATCCGGTCTCTTAGAGTCTATTGTAGATTCTGATGAGGAAGAAGATTTGGAGGAGAGCATGGACAGTTTGACTGTCCGAGATGCTGTTAGAGAATGTCTTGAAAAAGATCCAAGTGAAAGAACTGATGAGGATATAGAAATTCTTCTTGAATTTACACAGCATTTAAAAGCTTTTACTAACATGACCCTTACTGTTAGGAGGGCTCTCTGTGCTGTCATGGTTTTTGCAGTTGTAGAAAAAGCTGAGACTGTTGTGATGAATGATGGTGAAGAACATGATTCTTGGTCAGTTCTCATAAATGGTCAGGTTGGAATTGAGCATCAGAATGGAGAAATAGAATACCTTAATGTTGGCGACAGTTTTGGTATGGCAGAAGCTACAttagaaaaattatatcatagaGGGGTAATGACAACTAGATGTGATGATTGTCAATTTGTTTGTGTCACTCAAACTGATTATTACCGCATCTTACATCAAGGCGAAGAAAATATAAGGCGTCATGAAAACGAATGTGGTGTTTTAGTCTTAGTTACTGAATATAGAGGAGCTGCAGGAGAATCAGGACACCAACAAGGACATGTCGTCATTAGAGGAACACCTGAGCATTTGATGTTACAGCTCATTGAAGACAATTCGCGTGATTCTACTTATGttgaagattttttattgaCTCACAGAACTTTTATAGAAAGTCCTCTGGTTGTTGCCAAACAGTTGCTTGCCTGGTTTTCTGAACCTTCAGTCCGTGATAAGGTTACACGAGTGGTATTATTGTGGGTAAATAACCATTTCACAGATTTTGAAACAGATCCAAATATGATGGAATTTTTAGAGGAATTTGAGACTGTGTTGGAACGTGAGAAAATGGAAAgtcaacttaatttattaaacatagctTGTTCTGCTAAGGCAAGAACAAGGAATGTTACATTATCACGCCCTTCACGAGATGAACCACTTAATTTTACCATTTTAGGAGGTTATGAGagaagatatgggatttttgttttaaaagtagaaaaaCATTCTAAGGCTGAAGATGTAGGATTAAAAAGAGGAGATCAAATTATAGAGGTCAACTGTCAATCTTTCCAACATGTCAGTCATGCGAAAGCAATGGAAATTATAACAGGATCAACACACTTAAGCATCAcagtaaaaagtaatttattagcCTTTAAGCATATGCTGTCAATGCCAGAGAACTCTCCTAGGCAGAGAGGTTGTGCCAATATGGTTCGTTGGCAAGCTGATCCTAGAGCAAGATTATCTACTGCAGAGCTACTCAGTGACGACCCTATTACACTTACACCAGTTTTCCAATCTCCTACCAAAAAACCTCAACCACTTAACATTAAGAAAGAAACACAAAAAGGCTTTATGACTTTAGGCCCTAAAAGAAGATTACAAAAAGCTTTAATGAAGATGAATATTCTACcaaaaaatactattactgATGGTATACATAGTGATGATAGTATTCTTTCTAATTCAGAAACTTTAAACAAAGCTACTAGCACTTCATTCTATAATTCACATAGCAATCCTGACTTAATATCTATATGTTATGATGATTACCAGTCTTCAGATTATCCTGAACATGTACTCAAAGTATACAGAGGTGATCAGACATGTAAATATTTGCTGGTTCATAAAGAGACAACAGCTAGGGAGGTTGTAATGCTTACTTTACAAGAATTTGGTATCACTGATCCCAGTTCGAATTTTTCTCTTTGTGAAGTATCTGTTGCACAAGGAGGTATTATAAAACAGCATAGACTGCCAGATCAATTACAAAATCTTGCTGAACGTATTGGCCTCAGTTCCAGGTactatttgaaaacaaatgGAATAAGTGAAACATTAGTATTGGATGAAATGGCACCAGAACTTCTGAGAGAAAGTGTGGTACATTTTTTGCAGTTGAATGCTGTTGAAGTTGCTGTTCAATTAACTTTGcaagatttttgtatatttcgaCAAATAGAGAGTACAGAGTATGTTGATGATCTCTTTGAATTGAAGAGCAGATATGGCACACCCATGCTATCACAATTTTCAGGACttgtaaataaagaaatgttttgGGTTGTCACTGAAGTGGTCAATGAACAAAATCTTGTAAGAAGATCAAAAATCataaaacagtttattaaaGTAGCTCGACACTGCAAAGAatgcaaaaattttaattccatGTTTGCAATCATATCTGGCTTAGGACATGGTGCTGTATCCAGATTAAGAATGACTTGGGAAAAATTACCTACAAAATACAACAAGCTTTTCTTTGATTTACAAATGCTTATGGATCCTTCTCGAAATATGTCGAAATATCGGCAACTAGTAACAACTGAACAAGGTAGATCTCCAGTGATTCCATTTTACCCAGTTGTTAGAAAAGATTTAACGTTTATACACCTTGGTAATGATACAAAGGTTGAAGGTAtggttaattttgaaaaattgagAATGATAGCTAAAGAAGTGAGAACACTGACAAACATGTGCAATGCTCCATATGATCTTCTTACACTATTGGAGTTGGGAAAACAGCCACCTTCAAATGCTATGGTAGCATTGAATCAACTCACGACAGGCGTTCAACAAGGTCAAGTTACTGTAAAAAGAAGGAAAAAGTCATCAAATGTCCCTAAccctaaaaaaatgtttgaagaaGCACAAATGGTTCGTCGCGTCAAAGCGTATCTCAATAGAATGCATGTTGAAACAGATGAAGAACGTCTTCATGCTTTGTCATTAGAATGTGAAGGCGCTGGTCCGGCACCAACGGTACCACGTAGACGGCATCCTTCGCCATCTTTGTCAACAACCAGCAGTGCCTCATCAGCTAGTGAAAGTAAGAAAAGCTTTGCTGGAAATAAATTTGGAGCTGCTTCTCCCCAAGCTGTTCGAAAATTATTAGCTTTATCGGAGCCTGCTAAAACAAGGCCGCATCAACCTAGACCACCACCATCAGGTCCTTCGCCGTGTTCGCATCGACGTGATGGTACAGGCCCAGGTATATGTTGCTCGCGTGCAGCACATGAGAGATCACATTCTGATACACCAACACCACTGCCAGTCGATTTATCAGCAGAAAGTAGTAGCGTGACGTCTTTAGTAAACTTGCCATTAAGAAAAACTGGTTCAGCTACTTCAAGTGACAGTGGCCACGGGTCATGTACAACGGCCCATTGCGTGAGGCCGGTTCCCCCACCTAGAATGCCCTATACATTAGCCGCACAAGTGGCGCGCTTAGAGCGGCTAAGTCGTGCGCATTCACACGAAGGCGTCACTCGTTCTTATGATTATTACCACGATGCGCCAGATGACGAAGATGACGATCAGCAGGTTTCTgctgtttga
- the LOC113399317 gene encoding diphthine methyl ester synthase encodes MFYLIGLGLGDAKDITVKGLEIIQKCDKVLLEGYTSILTVGKEILEKFYGRPLIVADRELCESNIDDILKEAKEKDIALLVVGDPLGATTHTDMLLRAKEFEVETQIVHNASIMNAVSCCGLQLYNFGETVSIPYWTDSWKPDSFFDKILGNYKRNLHTLCLLDIKVKEPTEESLTKKIRQYMEPKFMSVKEAARQIVQIINNLPEKTDIAVDSLAIGLSRVGSLDQKIMATTLEDMQQVELGPPLHSLVIPAPNLHPLELDYLAQYR; translated from the exons atgttttacttaattGGGTTAGGTCTTGGTGACGCAAAAGACATAACTGTAAAAGGTTtggaaattatacaaaaatgtgataaagttttattagaGGGTTATACTTCTATACTGACTGTAGGAAAGGAAATTTTG GAAAAGTTTTATGGCAGACCTTTGATTGTAGCAGATCGGGAACTCTGTGAAAGtaatattgatgatattttgAAAGAAGCTAAAGAAAAAGACATAGCTCTTTTAGTAGTTGGTGATCCCTTAGGAGCCACAACACACACAGACATGCTTCTGCGTGCTAAAGAATTTGAAGTTGAAACACAG ATTGTTCATAATGCATCTATCATGAATGCTGTGAGTTGTTGTGGACTGCAACTTTATAATTTTGGTGAAACAGTTTCAATTCCATATTGGACAGACAGTTGGAAACCAGAtagtttttttgataaaatacttgGAAACTACAAGAGAAATTTGCACACACTGTGCCTTTTAG acATTAAGGTAAAGGAACCTACAGAAGAATCATTAACAAAAAAGATACGCCAGTATATGGAGCCCAAATTCATGTCAGTCAAAGAAGCAGCCAGACAGATAgtccaaataataaataaccttcCAGAAAAGACTG aTATAGCAGTAGATAGTCTAGCAATTGGCTTATCGAGAGTTGGATCACTTGATCAGAAAATTATGGCAACGACTTTGGAAGACATGCAACAAGTAGAACTTGGTCCACCTTTACACAGCCTTGTCATTCCAGCACCGAACTTGCACCCGCTTGAGCTTGACTATCTGGCTCAATATAGATAA
- the LOC113399316 gene encoding polyglutamine-binding protein 1 has protein sequence MPLPPALAARLAKRGLIRPNTNKDVLSESPQTQVNEEIIAEDYDNKPDEVSSKEHFWEGIEGVNVDPIRGHKGCPNKSNIYHECSKFCVKTWKQGKFTPSEKYLELKKKVLEIWPLPPGWEEVYDEGTGHCYFWNVHNNIVSWLPPTHPRAVPSECAAHLREERLLREGDESDDSSEASDQEVPQQHYKEKRQERKERDREMVHHRDKRRHRVRDNDLDPMDPASYSDIPRGNWTAGLDAHAKTGVDSTASGSLYQMRPYPAPGAILAANAKQISPPPSPH, from the coding sequence atgCCGTTACCTCCTGCACTCGCTGCGCGTCTAGCTAAACGAGGCTTAATAAGACCAAACACAAACAAGGATGTGTTAAGTGAGTCTCCTCAGACACAAGTAAATGAAGAAATTATTGCAGAAGATTACGATAATAAACCTGATGAAGTAAGCTCCAAGGAACATTTTTGGGAAGGAATCGAAGGTGTAAATGTCGATCCCATTAGAGGCCACAAGGGATGCCCtaacaaaagtaatatttatcatgAATGTTCCAAATTTTGTGTTAAAACGTGGAAACAAGGGAAATTTACACCGAGTGAAAAGTATTTggaattaaagaaaaaagtattaGAAATTTGGCCGTTGCCACCCGGTTGGGAAGAAGTATATGACGAAGGAACTGGTCATTGTTATTTCTGGAATGTTCACAACAACATTGTTTCCTGGTTACCGCCGACACATCCTCGAGCTGTGCCAAGTGAATGTGCTGCACATTTACGTGAAGAACGATTATTGAGAGAAGGGGATGAGAGTGATGATAGCAGTGAGGCGTCTGATCAGGAGGTACCGCAACAACATTACAAAGAGAAAAGACAAGAGCGTAAAGAGCGAGACAGAGAAATGGTACATCATAGAGATAAAAGGAGACATAGAGTCCGAGACAATGATTTGGACCCAATGGACCCTGCTTCATACTCTGATATTCCTAGGGGTAACTGGACGGCAGGTTTAGACGCTCATGCTAAAACTGGAGTTGATTCAACTGCTTCAGGATCATTGTATCAGATGAGGCCTTATCCAGCACCAGGAGCAATTCTTGCTGCTAATGCTAAACAAATTTCACCACCTCCTTCTCCACATTAA